One window of the Rhodohalobacter sp. SW132 genome contains the following:
- a CDS encoding sugar phosphate isomerase/epimerase, whose product MTKIGFNMLAWSQVVSDDLMPNVERLKKIGYDGIEVTLGTDDIEAYRRLGNFVSQLDMEVNCVMPLGPQENPISSDPKVRSKAIDQLKWGIDRASEMEAKVICGPFHSAFGTFANKPPDEQEMQWSAEVLSAAAEYAGQAEITLAIEALNRFECYLCNTMEQLVELSKRVSHPNLGVMFDTHHANIEEKSFSKAIDTAARHLKHVHISENDRGTPGDGLVQWDEVFASLSKHHYDGWLTIESFTRNDPEFSNAINVWREFSAPWDVAEDGFVFINRMREKHGL is encoded by the coding sequence ATGACAAAAATAGGGTTTAATATGCTGGCATGGTCACAGGTTGTTTCTGATGACCTGATGCCAAACGTGGAACGGCTTAAAAAAATCGGCTATGATGGTATTGAAGTTACATTGGGTACGGATGATATCGAGGCCTATCGAAGGCTTGGTAATTTTGTATCTCAGTTAGATATGGAAGTGAACTGTGTGATGCCATTGGGCCCTCAGGAAAACCCGATAAGTTCAGATCCGAAAGTTAGATCAAAGGCAATAGATCAATTAAAATGGGGGATTGATCGCGCTTCAGAGATGGAAGCCAAAGTTATATGCGGGCCGTTCCACTCCGCTTTTGGAACGTTCGCAAATAAACCCCCGGATGAGCAGGAAATGCAATGGAGTGCAGAAGTGCTGTCAGCCGCCGCAGAATATGCCGGTCAGGCAGAAATTACATTGGCGATTGAAGCTCTGAACCGCTTTGAATGTTACCTGTGCAATACAATGGAACAGCTTGTGGAGTTATCAAAACGGGTTTCTCATCCAAATCTTGGGGTGATGTTCGATACCCATCACGCAAATATCGAAGAGAAATCATTCTCGAAAGCGATCGATACCGCAGCTCGGCACCTGAAACATGTCCACATCAGCGAAAATGACCGCGGCACACCCGGTGATGGTTTGGTTCAGTGGGATGAAGTATTTGCCAGCCTATCGAAGCACCATTATGACGGTTGGTTAACCATCGAATCATTTACTCGAAACGACCCGGAATTCTCAAACGCTATCAATGTCTGGCGTGAATTTTCTGCCCCGTGGGATGTGGCTGAAGATGGGTTTGTATTCATAAACAGGATGCGGGAAAAACACGGACTTTGA
- a CDS encoding GntP family permease, translating into MIILYLVISVILIILLTARYKVHPFLALFMVAIVYGLLAGMSLELIVESINQGFGNTLGSIGLIILFGVIIGAFLENSGAAYVLAEKILKAIGRKRVGPGMGIIGYFISIPVFADSGFILLSPLNKSLTKKAKLSLAGTAVALGLGLTASHTMLPPTPGPIAAAGILNADLGLVMLIGLPVSLLALTAGIIFAVKVAARTKIEPNPGTTDAEIQERVKQAPGALHASFPVLVPIVLIIMKSLTEGLNLLPEGNLYQFILFIGDPVIALMIGVFLAFTLPKNLTPKMLSSSGWMGKAIETSASVIMITGAGGIFGMILQNSGIADVLGELLADVHLGIFLPFLLTAAIKTAQGSSTVALITAASIMMPMMDSLGFETEMQKALVVLAIGAGSAVVSHANDSFFWVVTQLTGMTTKTGYKLYTTGTLILGSTAAIIVFILYQIVA; encoded by the coding sequence ATGATCATTTTATACCTGGTAATTAGTGTAATACTCATTATTCTATTAACGGCCAGGTATAAAGTGCATCCCTTTCTTGCCCTCTTTATGGTGGCGATTGTGTATGGGCTTCTCGCCGGTATGTCACTGGAACTTATCGTGGAATCGATCAACCAGGGATTTGGAAATACACTCGGCAGTATCGGGCTGATCATTCTGTTTGGTGTAATTATCGGCGCTTTTCTGGAAAATTCCGGGGCAGCGTATGTTCTTGCTGAAAAAATCCTGAAAGCGATTGGCAGGAAACGGGTTGGTCCGGGGATGGGCATCATCGGTTATTTTATATCCATCCCGGTTTTTGCTGACAGTGGTTTTATTCTACTCTCCCCGCTAAATAAAAGTCTTACAAAAAAAGCGAAACTGTCGCTTGCCGGAACTGCAGTAGCGCTCGGCCTGGGCTTAACTGCCTCGCACACCATGCTTCCTCCAACTCCCGGACCCATTGCCGCTGCCGGGATCTTGAATGCAGACCTTGGCCTTGTGATGCTGATCGGCCTGCCGGTGAGTCTGCTCGCACTCACGGCCGGAATCATCTTTGCCGTTAAAGTTGCTGCCCGCACAAAAATAGAACCCAATCCCGGAACAACCGATGCCGAAATTCAAGAACGCGTAAAACAGGCGCCGGGTGCGCTTCACGCCTCCTTTCCGGTTTTGGTTCCGATCGTGCTGATTATCATGAAATCACTCACGGAAGGGCTGAATTTATTGCCTGAAGGGAATTTGTACCAGTTTATTCTTTTCATTGGTGATCCGGTTATCGCTCTGATGATTGGTGTCTTTTTAGCTTTCACACTGCCGAAAAATCTGACACCCAAAATGCTCTCTTCTTCCGGCTGGATGGGCAAGGCGATCGAAACGTCTGCATCAGTCATCATGATTACGGGTGCCGGTGGAATTTTCGGGATGATCCTCCAGAATTCAGGAATTGCTGACGTACTGGGCGAACTGCTTGCGGATGTTCACCTCGGGATTTTCTTGCCGTTTTTATTAACTGCGGCCATTAAAACCGCCCAGGGATCATCCACAGTTGCACTGATCACCGCCGCATCCATTATGATGCCGATGATGGATTCACTCGGTTTTGAAACCGAAATGCAGAAAGCACTTGTTGTATTGGCGATCGGGGCCGGATCTGCCGTCGTTTCCCACGCGAACGACAGTTTTTTCTGGGTTGTGACACAGCTCACCGGAATGACTACAAAAACCGGATATAAACTGTATACTACCGGAACACTAATATTGGGAAGTACCGCCGCAATTATCGTCTTTATTCTCTATCAAATTGTTGCGTAA
- a CDS encoding alpha/beta fold hydrolase — MPYAQANGINIYYEEYGTGEPLLLIMGITAPGSVWEKHLAYWKKHFRCILFDNRGVGKSDKPAGAYSSSQMAEDAAGLLQELGISEARVVGVSMGSIIAQELAIRHPQQVRSLVQMCPWARCDRKAKAIFRHIMHIKAHLRPEQFQHFIQLLIFDKTSWDDDEVYQELTDGQKEAASDPLPQPLHGLEGQAQACMNHDVLEKLADIKTPCLVTGGENDRFVPSWMVREVADAIPDCELYMYKNAGHAFHWENIEDFNPRVCNWLLDH, encoded by the coding sequence ATGCCCTACGCACAAGCAAACGGAATAAATATTTATTACGAGGAATACGGAACGGGTGAACCGCTTCTGTTGATCATGGGAATCACAGCTCCCGGATCGGTTTGGGAGAAACACTTGGCTTACTGGAAAAAACATTTTCGATGCATCCTGTTTGATAACCGGGGTGTGGGTAAATCAGACAAACCTGCAGGAGCCTACAGCAGCTCGCAGATGGCCGAGGATGCCGCAGGATTGTTGCAAGAATTGGGAATTTCAGAAGCACGGGTTGTGGGTGTTTCGATGGGCAGTATCATCGCTCAAGAACTGGCAATACGCCATCCTCAACAGGTTCGCTCACTGGTGCAAATGTGCCCCTGGGCACGGTGTGACCGGAAAGCTAAGGCCATATTTCGTCACATTATGCATATTAAAGCGCATCTCAGGCCCGAACAGTTTCAACATTTCATTCAGCTATTAATCTTTGATAAAACCAGCTGGGATGATGATGAGGTGTATCAGGAGTTAACGGACGGACAAAAGGAAGCGGCTTCCGACCCTTTACCACAGCCTTTGCATGGGCTGGAAGGGCAGGCACAGGCGTGCATGAATCATGATGTACTGGAAAAACTCGCAGATATTAAAACACCCTGCCTGGTTACCGGGGGAGAAAATGACAGATTTGTTCCATCATGGATGGTGCGGGAAGTGGCCGATGCTATCCCGGACTGCGAACTGTATATGTACAAAAACGCCGGTCACGCTTTCCACTGGGAAAATATTGAAGATTTTAATCCCAGGGTGTGTAACTGGCTGTTAGATCATTGA
- a CDS encoding sugar phosphate isomerase/epimerase, with translation MQNLPFKFGAEVYTWFMDNEGEAHAGRLGHMIEVASRAGFQGIEPMHFWMGDLSDPGLLEAKLRKENIKLAAIALILEWNGPEETDKERREADQVIELLKRFPGALLCTVQMPTGRHDLENRREHLISNVNAVSRRASAQGITCSFHPNSPESSINRTEEDYRVILEGLDEKVTGWTPDVGHIINGGMDPLEKMKEYKSLINHVHYKDWDGEPEFALMGKGVIDFTNITQWLKDEGYDGWIVCEDEAPEAVENPDEVTLHDGEWIRRDLIPSLK, from the coding sequence ATGCAAAATTTACCTTTCAAATTTGGTGCAGAAGTGTACACCTGGTTTATGGATAACGAAGGAGAAGCCCATGCGGGCCGTCTCGGTCATATGATTGAAGTAGCGTCACGTGCAGGTTTTCAGGGAATCGAGCCGATGCATTTTTGGATGGGTGATTTAAGCGATCCCGGTCTGCTGGAGGCTAAATTACGGAAAGAGAATATAAAACTGGCTGCCATTGCGCTGATCCTGGAATGGAATGGTCCGGAAGAAACGGATAAGGAACGCCGGGAGGCAGATCAGGTTATTGAATTACTGAAACGATTTCCCGGAGCGCTTCTTTGCACGGTTCAAATGCCAACAGGACGGCATGATCTGGAGAACAGGAGAGAACATCTCATTTCAAATGTGAATGCAGTTTCCCGGCGGGCTTCCGCACAGGGAATTACCTGCAGTTTTCATCCCAACTCCCCGGAAAGTTCTATAAATCGAACCGAGGAAGATTATCGTGTGATTTTGGAGGGATTGGATGAGAAGGTTACAGGATGGACTCCCGATGTGGGACATATTATCAACGGAGGGATGGATCCGCTGGAAAAAATGAAAGAGTATAAATCCCTGATCAATCATGTTCACTATAAAGATTGGGATGGAGAGCCCGAATTCGCCCTGATGGGAAAAGGAGTGATTGATTTTACAAACATCACTCAGTGGCTCAAAGATGAAGGATACGACGGATGGATCGTTTGCGAGGATGAGGCACCCGAAGCGGTTGAAAATCCCGATGAGGTTACACTGCACGACGGGGAGTGGATTCGTCGCGATCTGATTCCTTCACTGAAATAA
- a CDS encoding fumarylacetoacetate hydrolase family protein produces MKAYNLKNSILIEDDTSAYLVNDQDWDSFINDDNLYNKLKDITQTAEPVSGSADSVKKDLLPPIGSQEIWASGVTYSNSKLARQAESAEAGGGEFYARVYVAERPEIFFKATPARTVGSGGKVRIRKDSTWDVPEPELTLALTSSGKIVGYTIGNDMSSRSIEGENPLYLPQAKTYDGCASVGPGIFVPEKPLSKETEIEMEILRSGKQEFHGTVEIGQMKRELDELADWLFRELSFPNGCLLMSGTGIVPGDGFTLQSGDEIRITIEPIGRLVNFVS; encoded by the coding sequence ATGAAAGCATATAACTTAAAAAACAGTATTTTAATCGAAGATGATACATCGGCATACCTGGTGAATGACCAGGATTGGGACTCTTTCATCAATGATGATAATCTGTACAACAAACTAAAGGACATCACTCAAACAGCTGAACCAGTTTCCGGATCAGCTGATTCAGTGAAGAAAGATCTGCTCCCGCCGATTGGAAGTCAGGAAATCTGGGCAAGCGGTGTTACCTATAGCAACAGCAAACTTGCCCGGCAGGCGGAATCGGCAGAGGCCGGGGGAGGAGAATTCTATGCCCGTGTATACGTGGCTGAGCGTCCTGAAATCTTTTTTAAAGCTACACCGGCACGAACGGTGGGGTCCGGCGGAAAAGTTCGCATTCGTAAAGATTCAACCTGGGATGTACCAGAACCTGAACTAACCCTTGCACTCACATCTTCCGGTAAGATTGTCGGCTACACGATTGGTAACGATATGAGTTCACGAAGTATCGAGGGGGAAAATCCGCTCTACCTTCCACAGGCCAAAACCTATGATGGATGTGCTTCGGTGGGCCCCGGAATTTTTGTGCCTGAAAAACCACTCTCCAAAGAGACCGAAATTGAAATGGAGATTTTACGATCAGGAAAACAGGAATTTCACGGCACGGTAGAGATCGGACAGATGAAACGTGAGCTGGATGAACTTGCCGATTGGTTATTCCGGGAACTTTCTTTTCCGAACGGATGCCTGCTGATGTCCGGCACAGGAATTGTCCCGGGTGACGGTTTTACGCTTCAATCCGGTGATGAAATTCGAATCACAATTGAGCCCATAGGTAGGCTTGTGAATTTTGTGAGCTGA
- a CDS encoding IlvD/Edd family dehydratase: MGDKKNLRSQEWFGASDKMGFVHRSWLRNQGYPDDYFTGKPVIGICNTWSELTPCNAHLRDFADVVKRGVVEAGGVPFEFPVMSLGETLMRPTTMLFRNLASMDTEESIRANPIDGVVLMTGCDKTTPSTVMGACSVDLPTIVVPGGPMLNGRFRGETIGSGTFSWKIKEKQENENFTEQDLFEAEACSSRSSGHCNTMGTASTMASMSEALGLTLPGASAIPAVDSRKKKMAQLSGRRIVEMVNEDLKLSDVLTRQAFENAIIVNAAVGGSTNLILHLLAIAGRIGVDLDLKDFDDIGSKIPLLLNLMPSGEFLMEDFYYAGGLPVVINELRDVLRKDSVSVNGKSIVENSKGAKCYNRDVIKEYDKPLKKEAGIAVLKGNLCENGAVIKPSAATDELMQHRGKAVVFESIEDYHQRIDDPDLDIDASSVIVLKGVGPKGYPGMPEVGNVDLPAKLIKKGVKDMVRISDGRMSGTAYGTVVLHVAPESSTGGLLALVQNGDMIELDVPNRKLTLDVPDDVLEERRAVWAPPEPSTDRGYVKLYLDHVQQADKGADFDLLRGGSGSGVARDLH, translated from the coding sequence ATGGGTGATAAGAAAAATTTAAGAAGTCAGGAATGGTTCGGGGCATCGGATAAAATGGGATTTGTTCACCGTTCATGGCTCCGCAACCAGGGATACCCGGACGATTATTTTACAGGCAAACCGGTTATTGGAATCTGTAACACCTGGTCTGAATTAACGCCATGTAATGCCCATTTGCGCGATTTTGCGGATGTTGTGAAACGGGGTGTTGTAGAAGCCGGCGGTGTGCCGTTTGAATTTCCGGTAATGTCACTGGGTGAAACCCTGATGCGTCCAACCACCATGCTGTTCAGAAATCTTGCCAGCATGGATACGGAGGAATCGATTCGGGCAAACCCGATTGACGGCGTTGTTCTGATGACCGGGTGTGATAAAACCACGCCATCAACGGTGATGGGAGCCTGCAGTGTGGATCTTCCAACCATCGTGGTTCCGGGCGGACCGATGCTGAACGGCAGATTTAGGGGTGAGACGATTGGATCGGGAACGTTCAGCTGGAAAATCAAAGAGAAGCAGGAAAATGAGAATTTTACCGAGCAGGATCTGTTTGAAGCGGAAGCCTGTTCATCACGCAGCAGCGGGCATTGCAATACAATGGGAACGGCGTCAACGATGGCTTCGATGAGCGAGGCATTGGGGCTGACCCTTCCCGGGGCGTCAGCCATTCCGGCGGTGGATTCCCGTAAGAAAAAAATGGCTCAGCTTTCCGGCCGAAGAATTGTGGAGATGGTCAATGAGGACCTGAAACTTTCGGATGTGCTGACTCGCCAGGCGTTCGAAAATGCAATCATCGTGAACGCAGCTGTCGGGGGATCAACAAACCTGATCCTGCACTTGCTGGCCATTGCCGGCAGGATAGGCGTGGATCTCGATCTGAAAGATTTTGACGATATCGGCAGTAAAATACCCCTGCTCCTGAACCTGATGCCATCCGGAGAGTTTTTGATGGAAGATTTTTATTACGCAGGCGGACTTCCGGTTGTCATAAATGAACTCCGTGATGTACTTCGAAAGGATAGTGTCTCCGTTAACGGAAAGTCTATTGTTGAAAACAGTAAGGGAGCGAAATGCTACAATCGCGATGTAATCAAAGAGTATGATAAACCCCTGAAAAAAGAAGCCGGAATCGCCGTGCTGAAAGGAAATTTGTGTGAAAACGGTGCGGTTATCAAACCTTCGGCTGCTACGGATGAGCTGATGCAGCACAGAGGCAAGGCCGTCGTTTTTGAATCGATCGAAGATTATCATCAGCGAATTGATGATCCCGATCTGGATATTGACGCGTCATCTGTGATCGTATTAAAAGGAGTTGGGCCCAAAGGGTATCCCGGAATGCCGGAAGTTGGGAATGTGGATCTGCCTGCAAAGCTGATCAAAAAAGGAGTAAAAGATATGGTTCGTATTTCTGACGGAAGAATGAGCGGCACGGCGTACGGAACCGTGGTTCTGCACGTCGCCCCGGAATCGTCCACCGGTGGTTTGCTGGCACTTGTTCAGAATGGCGATATGATTGAGCTGGATGTGCCGAATCGGAAACTCACCCTGGATGTGCCGGATGATGTATTGGAGGAGAGAAGAGCCGTATGGGCACCTCCGGAACCGTCGACAGACAGAGGGTATGTGAAACTCTACCTGGACCATGTCCAACAAGCGGATAAAGGAGCCGATTTTGATCTTCTGAGAGGAGGTTCCGGCTCCGGGGTCGCGAGGGATTTGCATTAG
- a CDS encoding arabinan endo-1,5-alpha-L-arabinosidase produces the protein MKIFIRSKLRQRRNAHIPCLLAVFIFPFLWISCSSSEMTTDQTNSESDRINHHIDIVVHDPSMIQQDDTYYLFNTGSGITNWRSDDRVNWERLDPIFEEAPEWTERVVPGFENHIWAPSISYHQGTYYLYYSISSFGRNNSAIGLVTNETLHPDDPNFEWVDHGIVVESVPGRDMWNAIDATLSFDDDGTPWLTFGSHWMGIKLVKLEDDLKSVAITPEGDEWFTIAQRHRYWKLDERDAGDSANPELDYDELYPDAIFELNRQSESGAIEAPFIFQRDGYYYLFVSWDRCCRGEDSTYKVVVGRSESITGPYLDKEDQNMNYGGGSLVVKGNENYSAIGHNSVYTFDGRDYLVAHAYDLEDEGRPKLMILELTWDSDGWPVIQFDD, from the coding sequence ATGAAAATCTTCATACGATCTAAACTACGGCAGAGAAGAAATGCACATATCCCCTGTTTACTTGCAGTTTTCATTTTTCCGTTTTTATGGATTAGCTGCAGCTCTTCTGAAATGACAACCGATCAAACAAACTCTGAAAGCGACCGTATCAATCATCATATAGATATTGTAGTTCACGACCCTTCGATGATTCAGCAGGATGACACCTACTACCTTTTCAATACCGGAAGTGGAATCACGAACTGGCGTTCTGACGATAGGGTAAACTGGGAACGGCTCGATCCTATTTTTGAGGAAGCTCCCGAGTGGACCGAACGCGTGGTTCCTGGTTTTGAAAATCATATCTGGGCACCCAGTATCTCCTATCACCAGGGAACATACTACCTCTACTATTCCATCTCTTCTTTTGGCCGGAATAATTCGGCCATCGGACTGGTCACGAATGAAACGCTGCATCCGGATGATCCTAATTTTGAGTGGGTTGATCACGGGATCGTAGTTGAATCGGTGCCCGGCCGGGATATGTGGAACGCTATTGATGCCACCCTCTCTTTTGATGATGATGGTACCCCCTGGCTAACCTTCGGGTCTCACTGGATGGGTATCAAACTGGTGAAACTGGAGGATGATCTCAAATCGGTTGCCATCACCCCTGAAGGTGATGAGTGGTTCACCATTGCACAGCGGCACCGCTACTGGAAACTGGATGAGAGAGATGCAGGCGACTCCGCCAATCCTGAACTCGATTATGATGAGCTCTACCCAGATGCCATCTTTGAATTGAACCGACAATCGGAAAGCGGTGCAATTGAAGCCCCGTTCATTTTTCAAAGAGATGGATATTACTACCTGTTTGTTTCCTGGGACCGTTGCTGCCGCGGGGAGGACAGCACCTATAAAGTGGTTGTTGGCAGGTCGGAATCGATCACCGGACCCTATCTTGACAAAGAAGACCAAAATATGAATTACGGTGGCGGATCACTGGTGGTAAAAGGCAATGAAAACTACTCCGCGATCGGCCACAACTCTGTCTACACGTTTGATGGGAGAGATTACCTGGTTGCTCACGCCTACGATCTCGAAGATGAAGGCCGCCCTAAACTGATGATCCTCGAACTGACCTGGGACAGCGATGGCTGGCCGGTTATTCAATTCGATGATTAA
- a CDS encoding arabinan endo-1,5-alpha-L-arabinosidase, with translation MNRLTFISPRPAMKSALLCGFFTCLLIFGASLMVSDLEAQHLEVRIHDPVMAQQDDTFYLFGTGRGIAVWSSDDMENWERLDPVFAETPPWTEEIVDGGRYHLWAPDITHHNGKYYLYYSVSAFGRNTSAIGVLSNPTLHPDDPDFEWTDHGKVVRSVPGRDLWNAIDPNIVFDDDGTPWMTFGSFWKGMKLVRLNDNMVEIDRDPQEWHTIAARNRYWKLDDRTAGNDMSSAIEAPFIFKKNGYYYNFVSWDFCCRGEDSTYKVVVGRSKEVTGPYLDKEGEDMRHGGGSLVLQGNENYAGIGHNAAYTFNGTDYLIAHGYDVADEGNSKLLILEMEWDENDWPVVRLGE, from the coding sequence ATGAATAGATTGACATTTATTTCCCCGCGCCCTGCAATGAAGTCTGCACTATTGTGCGGTTTTTTCACTTGTTTATTGATTTTTGGAGCCTCTCTGATGGTCAGCGACCTGGAAGCCCAACATCTTGAGGTTCGAATTCACGATCCGGTCATGGCGCAGCAGGATGACACCTTCTATTTATTTGGAACCGGCCGCGGCATTGCGGTCTGGTCATCTGATGATATGGAAAACTGGGAGCGGCTCGATCCCGTATTTGCAGAAACACCGCCGTGGACCGAAGAGATTGTAGATGGTGGCCGGTACCACCTCTGGGCTCCCGATATCACCCATCACAATGGAAAATACTATCTCTATTATTCTGTATCAGCGTTTGGGAGAAATACATCGGCGATTGGCGTTCTCTCAAATCCGACTCTTCATCCCGATGATCCCGATTTTGAGTGGACCGATCACGGAAAAGTAGTCCGATCGGTACCCGGCAGAGATCTCTGGAATGCGATCGATCCAAACATCGTATTTGATGATGATGGCACGCCGTGGATGACATTCGGCTCATTCTGGAAAGGAATGAAACTGGTTCGTTTGAATGACAATATGGTTGAAATCGACAGAGATCCGCAGGAGTGGCACACGATCGCGGCCCGGAACAGGTACTGGAAGCTTGACGACCGCACTGCCGGCAACGATATGAGCAGCGCAATCGAAGCACCGTTTATCTTTAAGAAAAATGGCTATTACTACAATTTTGTCTCCTGGGATTTCTGCTGCCGCGGGGAAGATAGCACATACAAAGTCGTGGTTGGACGGTCAAAAGAAGTAACGGGCCCATATCTTGACAAAGAAGGCGAGGACATGAGACACGGCGGCGGATCGCTGGTTCTCCAGGGCAATGAAAATTATGCCGGAATTGGTCATAATGCCGCCTACACATTTAACGGGACCGACTACCTGATTGCCCATGGTTATGATGTTGCCGACGAAGGGAATTCCAAACTGTTGATTCTCGAAATGGAGTGGGATGAAAACGACTGGCCCGTGGTGCGGCTTGGAGAGTAG
- a CDS encoding TIM barrel protein: MLNVHNSLWPGIVGKGEGADEPVISLQRMLELTENARANGQRFDGVDLNVMEPHLDIDAEKKQILEFADQVSERGLQIGSIGAPVWPDAGGGSAMGDQSGKQRFLDAIRKTCEYAKVLNQHGVRQYGIIRIDSADSPENWVNDPDGNTKEIAETFREAAKIASGYGERLAAEGEICWAGMHSWRHMLNLLEEVGMPDSLGFQADLAHTYLFLLGYNAPDHALIGKTYSEEEFWQGYKKMTDALGPWTIDFHVAQSNGTVFGSGSHDKTGRHCLPDDPEGKLDIVECSRYWLLDQSGNLRNNIRHICWDGCMFPNSALESEETWKDVLQLLIRVKTDIEKRT; encoded by the coding sequence ATGCTAAACGTACATAATTCGTTATGGCCCGGAATCGTGGGGAAAGGAGAAGGGGCGGATGAACCTGTTATTTCCCTGCAGCGGATGCTGGAACTTACGGAAAACGCCAGGGCAAATGGCCAACGGTTTGATGGTGTGGACCTGAACGTAATGGAGCCTCATCTGGATATAGATGCTGAAAAAAAGCAAATTCTTGAATTTGCTGATCAGGTTTCAGAAAGGGGTTTACAAATTGGATCTATCGGCGCACCAGTATGGCCGGACGCCGGCGGCGGATCGGCAATGGGGGACCAATCCGGCAAGCAACGATTTCTGGATGCGATTCGAAAAACCTGCGAATATGCCAAAGTGCTGAATCAACACGGAGTTCGACAGTACGGAATTATTCGGATTGATTCGGCAGATTCCCCCGAAAACTGGGTTAATGATCCGGATGGAAACACAAAAGAAATTGCCGAAACGTTCAGAGAAGCAGCAAAAATTGCATCCGGTTATGGGGAGCGGTTGGCTGCTGAAGGGGAAATTTGCTGGGCAGGGATGCATTCATGGCGTCACATGCTCAATCTTCTTGAAGAAGTTGGTATGCCCGATAGTTTGGGATTTCAGGCTGATTTAGCACATACTTATCTGTTTCTGCTTGGATATAATGCCCCGGATCATGCGCTGATCGGTAAAACGTATTCCGAAGAGGAATTCTGGCAGGGTTATAAAAAAATGACCGATGCACTTGGCCCATGGACAATAGATTTTCACGTGGCTCAAAGTAACGGTACCGTATTTGGCAGTGGTTCCCATGATAAAACAGGACGCCACTGTCTGCCGGATGATCCGGAGGGTAAACTCGATATTGTGGAGTGCAGCCGGTATTGGCTGCTGGATCAGTCGGGAAACCTGAGAAATAATATCCGTCATATCTGCTGGGATGGCTGCATGTTTCCAAACTCAGCACTTGAATCAGAGGAGACCTGGAAGGATGTTTTACAGTTGCTGATCCGGGTAAAAACAGATATTGAGAAACGAACGTAA